A region from the Brevibacterium paucivorans genome encodes:
- a CDS encoding TetR/AcrR family transcriptional regulator, with amino-acid sequence MSPRDSAPTISAILSSADELLESGGPEAVTLRAVGEAAGVSRMTPYRHFTDKAALMHALAERTLTEMAQRIRLAAAEEDDARARLRAGSMAYIEHALENPHHYQLIFGDAPLTQPSPELEAAADDAMHAIEEIVGDAQASGALRNAPPRELATVLWVLLHGLAALQITRHLHEPRTIDGDQHLGTLLDLALEQLNPATQ; translated from the coding sequence ATGAGCCCTCGTGATTCCGCGCCGACCATCTCAGCGATCCTCTCGTCAGCCGATGAACTGCTGGAATCAGGAGGACCTGAGGCCGTCACGCTCAGAGCCGTAGGCGAAGCGGCGGGCGTCTCGCGCATGACGCCCTACCGCCACTTCACCGACAAGGCAGCCCTGATGCACGCTCTCGCAGAACGCACGCTCACCGAGATGGCTCAACGCATCCGCTTGGCCGCAGCCGAAGAGGACGATGCCCGCGCGAGGCTTCGCGCGGGCAGCATGGCCTACATCGAGCATGCCCTTGAGAATCCCCACCACTACCAGCTCATCTTCGGCGATGCGCCACTGACCCAGCCAAGCCCGGAGCTGGAGGCCGCAGCCGACGACGCTATGCACGCGATCGAAGAGATTGTCGGCGACGCGCAGGCCTCCGGCGCGCTCCGCAACGCACCGCCCCGAGAACTCGCGACAGTGCTCTGGGTGCTCCTCCACGGGCTCGCCGCTCTCCAGATCACCCGACATCTGCACGAACCACGCACCATCGACGGCGACCAGCACCTCGGCACCCTGCTTGATCTCGCGCTCGAACAGCTCAACCCGGCCACTCAGTAA
- a CDS encoding PucR family transcriptional regulator, which produces MVTSAKRERIAQKLRANKDTLLPVIIDYVRKECPLYIDVTDSEIEESLEQNIEMCIRAGVTRTGNLDSHFLNWAQISRSRFEKSVPMEEIFQTYRFSIELIVAELIVQLNDSGCTASEQTSAITQVWKSANAYTVKLAQVYNHHQQMQASQDQAQKAILFDAIKNGAPLDKQSHQAADFFQLNERTLYSYFIVAIPKNSTLPAHEVLRTLESRLTNGRGLCIATRSTVEGFSTEQISFPRTSIAIGPPRVLSELHYSHNMAHQISRTSVGRKPGTHFISDVGWRVAVLSHPEVLLPYKEKYVAPLERSGADASALLHSLETYLANDANATVSARKLHCHPNTLRYRITRFEELTSCSVERTETRVELVWLFEALKVHEL; this is translated from the coding sequence ATGGTCACTTCTGCCAAACGCGAGCGCATCGCACAGAAACTTCGTGCAAACAAGGACACCCTTCTCCCAGTCATCATTGACTACGTTCGCAAAGAGTGCCCACTGTACATCGATGTCACGGACAGTGAGATAGAAGAGTCGCTAGAACAAAACATCGAAATGTGTATCCGTGCAGGAGTGACCCGTACCGGAAACTTGGACTCGCATTTTCTTAACTGGGCACAGATTTCACGTTCCCGCTTCGAAAAATCGGTGCCTATGGAAGAGATCTTTCAGACCTATCGCTTCAGCATCGAGCTCATCGTCGCTGAGTTAATCGTTCAGCTCAACGATTCCGGTTGCACCGCAAGCGAACAGACATCTGCAATCACCCAAGTTTGGAAGTCCGCCAATGCGTATACGGTCAAACTCGCTCAGGTATACAACCATCATCAGCAAATGCAAGCCTCACAAGACCAAGCGCAGAAAGCGATACTTTTTGACGCGATCAAGAACGGCGCCCCACTGGACAAGCAGTCCCATCAAGCTGCAGACTTCTTCCAACTCAATGAGCGCACACTTTACAGCTACTTCATCGTGGCAATCCCTAAAAATTCAACGCTACCGGCGCATGAGGTTTTAAGGACCTTAGAGTCACGACTGACCAACGGACGCGGACTATGCATAGCAACCAGATCAACCGTCGAAGGGTTCTCCACTGAGCAAATCTCTTTCCCCCGCACCAGCATCGCAATTGGCCCGCCAAGAGTGCTCAGTGAGCTCCACTATTCCCACAACATGGCACACCAAATCTCGCGGACTTCTGTTGGACGTAAACCAGGAACACACTTCATCTCGGATGTAGGCTGGCGCGTCGCCGTTCTCTCACACCCCGAGGTGCTCCTCCCCTACAAAGAGAAGTACGTAGCTCCGCTGGAACGCTCAGGCGCAGACGCTTCTGCACTTCTCCACTCGCTTGAGACCTATCTTGCTAACGACGCAAATGCAACAGTTTCCGCACGAAAACTTCACTGTCACCCAAACACACTGAGGTATCGGATCACGCGCTTTGAGGAACTGACCTCATGCTCAGTCGAGCGTACTGAAACGCGCGTTGAACTTGTCTGGCTCTTCGAAGCGTTAAAAGTACACGAGCTTTAA
- a CDS encoding NAD-dependent epimerase/dehydratase family protein, which yields MDILLLGGTGFLGRHIARVALARGHRVTCLARGTGEPAAGVEFVGSDRDREDAYDKVATRPWDAVVDLTSQPKHARDAAAKLQAKHRVFVSSSSVYADQGRISAESDPVVEPLDLDAMESMEQYPAAKSACEAAYRAVSGSVMIVRPGLIAGYGDGTGRSGYYPWRFAHPTGDDVIVPDPKFPIAMIDAEDLADWIVESAEVAREGTFNATGHAATLAEVYTISRDLTASRATARPVPDEELLAFEVNPWMGPKSLPLWVPGPQWRNIALLECKAAYEAGLHVRPLKETLADAMRYEEERSVERLAGLSDQDEVELRRRLEAGN from the coding sequence ATGGATATTTTGTTGCTTGGTGGTACAGGATTTCTTGGACGACACATCGCACGTGTTGCGCTTGCACGGGGGCACCGCGTCACGTGCCTCGCACGAGGCACGGGGGAGCCAGCCGCTGGGGTCGAGTTTGTTGGTTCAGACCGTGACCGTGAAGATGCGTATGACAAGGTTGCCACGCGGCCCTGGGATGCGGTCGTCGATCTGACGAGTCAGCCTAAGCACGCGCGGGACGCAGCCGCGAAACTCCAAGCTAAGCACCGTGTGTTTGTATCTTCGAGCAGCGTGTACGCGGATCAGGGGAGAATCTCTGCCGAGTCCGATCCTGTGGTCGAGCCGCTAGATCTCGACGCCATGGAGAGCATGGAACAGTATCCGGCGGCCAAGTCCGCCTGCGAAGCGGCTTATCGGGCTGTCAGTGGATCGGTGATGATTGTGCGTCCCGGTCTGATCGCAGGCTACGGTGATGGCACAGGACGCAGCGGTTACTACCCGTGGCGCTTCGCGCACCCAACGGGCGACGATGTCATTGTTCCGGACCCGAAGTTCCCCATCGCCATGATCGATGCGGAGGACCTGGCTGACTGGATCGTCGAATCTGCGGAGGTCGCTCGGGAGGGAACATTCAACGCGACCGGCCACGCCGCCACATTGGCGGAGGTGTATACGATTTCCCGCGATCTCACTGCATCGCGGGCGACGGCGCGACCTGTCCCCGACGAAGAGCTACTTGCGTTCGAAGTGAACCCATGGATGGGACCGAAGTCGCTGCCGTTGTGGGTCCCCGGCCCGCAGTGGCGCAACATCGCGTTGCTCGAGTGTAAAGCCGCGTACGAAGCCGGACTACACGTTCGCCCGTTGAAGGAGACACTGGCGGACGCTATGCGGTACGAGGAAGAGCGGAGTGTCGAGAGGCTAGCAGGGCTTAGTGATCAGGACGAGGTCGAGCTGCGCCGGCGGTTAGAAGCTGGTAATTAA
- a CDS encoding transposase: protein MQAAFDEAYGSVVTITARRDRLDERITAMAENSPYTDVVRRLGCLRGISTLTGLGLAVEIGGWSRFSGNSIGSYLGLVPSENSSGQSRSLGPITKTGDGHARRLLVEVARHHQHRYVVGKMVRDRWDLASPVARARGDLGNRRLNKRWMQFKKRKKPNNVANAAIARELAGWCWSLAVLEE, encoded by the coding sequence GTGCAGGCCGCGTTCGATGAGGCCTACGGCAGTGTTGTCACGATCACTGCGCGCCGCGATCGTCTCGATGAACGCATCACCGCCATGGCCGAGAATAGCCCCTATACCGATGTCGTGCGCCGGCTCGGGTGTTTGCGGGGGATCTCGACACTGACCGGGTTAGGGCTGGCGGTCGAGATCGGCGGCTGGAGCAGGTTCAGCGGCAACTCGATCGGTTCTTACCTGGGCCTGGTTCCTTCGGAGAACTCCTCGGGACAGTCACGGTCGTTGGGGCCGATCACCAAGACCGGCGATGGTCATGCGCGTCGGCTATTGGTCGAGGTCGCCCGCCATCATCAGCACCGCTACGTGGTGGGCAAGATGGTCCGTGACCGTTGGGATCTCGCCTCCCCAGTGGCGAGGGCCCGCGGGGACCTGGGCAACCGGCGCCTCAACAAACGCTGGATGCAGTTCAAGAAGCGTAAGAAGCCCAACAACGTGGCCAACGCCGCGATCGCCCGCGAGTTGGCGGGATGGTGCTGGTCGCTGGCCGTCCTCGAGGAATAA
- a CDS encoding ASCH domain-containing protein codes for MINTALRQLVDAATDHAKQCNDDHDHTVAAALLTRSGRTVLGLNAHHFLGGPCGEISALANHAATCPEDPIDAIVAVYGPTGHVISPCGKCRQVLFDTDPAIDCVVRGSNGLEARSVSELLPHAFDWRAMELPQKVFMWEGYESAIRDGSKRQTIRVDDPFHPGPAQLVFEKESGEVITLDANVTSVVATRRRDLTEEHAQQDGFASLADLHEALDMHYPGLEMENCVDVVSFELSKIAGPDPDPRCWVSKRNSI; via the coding sequence ATGATCAACACCGCGCTCCGACAGCTCGTGGACGCCGCTACCGACCATGCGAAGCAGTGCAACGATGACCACGACCACACCGTCGCCGCAGCATTGCTCACCAGGTCAGGCCGGACCGTGTTGGGGTTGAATGCCCACCATTTCCTAGGCGGCCCGTGCGGCGAGATCTCCGCTCTCGCCAACCACGCGGCTACGTGCCCCGAAGATCCGATCGACGCCATCGTCGCGGTGTACGGCCCGACAGGCCACGTGATTTCTCCGTGCGGAAAGTGTCGTCAGGTGCTGTTCGACACCGACCCCGCTATCGACTGCGTCGTCCGCGGCAGCAATGGCCTCGAAGCTCGGAGTGTCTCCGAGCTCCTTCCCCATGCCTTTGATTGGCGCGCCATGGAACTGCCGCAGAAGGTCTTCATGTGGGAAGGCTACGAGTCGGCCATCAGAGATGGGTCCAAGCGCCAAACTATCCGCGTCGACGATCCCTTCCATCCTGGGCCAGCACAGCTCGTCTTCGAGAAGGAGAGCGGCGAGGTCATCACTCTGGACGCGAACGTCACTTCCGTGGTTGCCACCCGCCGCCGCGACCTCACCGAGGAACACGCGCAGCAGGACGGCTTCGCTTCATTGGCCGATCTGCACGAAGCCCTCGACATGCACTACCCCGGACTCGAGATGGAGAATTGCGTCGACGTAGTGTCCTTCGAACTGAGCAAGATCGCAGGACCCGATCCCGACCCCAGATGTTGGGTTTCGAAGCGGAATTCGATCTAG
- a CDS encoding NAD(P)-binding domain-containing protein, with translation MEGEVADTQLGGHLPDEVRSATEHHTAIVVGGGQSGLATAYYLRRFKVDFLILDNQEEPGGAWLHTWPSLTLFSAAEFSNLPGWPMPRYPGYPPASHVIDYLESYEKRYDLPVRRPVHVHSVSHEAGVFYLDTSVGQFTAEHVIAATGTWSAPFVPHYPGTFQGRQWHSSTYPGPEPFRGAKVAVVGGANSGAQIAADLLGASEVTWFTLERPRWMPDDVDGRDLFLRSRRRILGGDSGPNLGDIVALPHLRELRNSGQLSATPIFDSLSELDHDHLIWCTGFRPALGPFRHLMRGREPAVQNLHLVGYGNWTGDGSATLMGVGLFAKHTAQVVAGRVDKARHQKF, from the coding sequence GTGGAGGGTGAGGTCGCGGATACACAACTGGGTGGGCATTTGCCCGATGAGGTGAGAAGCGCCACGGAGCATCACACTGCCATCGTCGTCGGTGGTGGCCAGTCCGGCCTAGCCACGGCATACTATCTGCGGCGCTTCAAAGTGGACTTCTTGATCTTGGACAATCAAGAGGAACCCGGTGGAGCGTGGTTGCACACGTGGCCTTCACTGACGCTTTTCTCCGCCGCGGAGTTCTCCAATCTGCCCGGCTGGCCTATGCCGCGGTACCCGGGGTACCCGCCGGCAAGCCATGTCATCGACTATCTGGAAAGCTACGAAAAACGCTATGACCTTCCGGTTAGGCGCCCAGTGCACGTTCACAGCGTGTCCCATGAGGCAGGGGTGTTCTACCTAGATACGAGCGTCGGTCAATTCACAGCGGAACACGTTATCGCGGCTACGGGCACGTGGTCCGCGCCCTTCGTGCCCCACTATCCCGGCACCTTCCAGGGACGCCAGTGGCACTCGTCGACCTACCCTGGTCCCGAACCATTCCGCGGCGCGAAGGTCGCGGTGGTCGGCGGGGCGAACTCGGGGGCCCAGATCGCCGCGGACCTCCTCGGGGCGTCGGAGGTCACATGGTTCACGCTTGAGCGGCCGCGCTGGATGCCTGATGATGTCGATGGCCGCGATCTCTTTCTCCGCAGCCGCCGCCGGATTCTCGGTGGCGATTCCGGCCCGAACCTCGGGGACATCGTCGCGCTTCCCCATTTACGTGAGCTCCGCAACTCCGGTCAGCTCAGCGCTACCCCCATCTTCGATAGCTTGAGCGAGCTCGACCACGACCACCTGATTTGGTGCACTGGTTTCCGTCCGGCTCTCGGCCCATTCCGGCACCTCATGCGTGGCCGCGAACCTGCGGTGCAGAATCTGCATCTGGTCGGTTACGGCAACTGGACCGGGGACGGCTCAGCAACGCTGATGGGTGTTGGGCTCTTTGCCAAACACACTGCCCAAGTAGTCGCGGGCCGTGTCGATAAAGCTCGGCATCAAAAGTTTTGA
- a CDS encoding putative quinol monooxygenase has translation MSTIELNGTLICKDVSDDSIVERFLPKHVALSRDEPGCLRFEVTQSDDPLVWNVSEQFTDQASFDSHQARVKASEWGHATSHIPCDYTIARPEEAEMVDYHRQSPSGSPGRDSDGGIH, from the coding sequence ATGAGCACGATCGAGCTGAACGGCACCCTGATTTGCAAGGACGTTAGTGATGATTCGATCGTTGAACGGTTCCTTCCAAAGCACGTTGCGCTCTCTCGTGATGAACCCGGGTGTCTGCGCTTCGAGGTCACTCAATCTGACGACCCGCTCGTATGGAATGTGTCAGAACAATTCACTGATCAAGCATCGTTCGATTCACACCAAGCGCGGGTTAAAGCGAGTGAGTGGGGTCACGCAACATCGCATATTCCATGTGACTACACCATTGCGAGGCCAGAGGAGGCTGAGATGGTTGACTACCACCGACAATCGCCCTCCGGCTCACCCGGGAGAGATTCTGACGGAGGAATTCATTGA
- a CDS encoding CBS domain-containing protein, translated as MTTNDAINTSDTPTDKDRQSHHDELHKFVSSNKTSVQLATSYVLECFGRSRRGAIVNRRINEWLAENQLEMFPDISSADYYGDVEIRRLSSDSEPQTPKPDKSSNESASEKSAVGGWVLSSLKSDADELDSLQYGDSVSDAIELMQQRNRTKLPLFFSKNDRSTLIGTVTISDLTFDKVSDDKVSDQTKLINVATTQVPVVGTNEKLFDWVSTILQHGFIYGKNARNEIVQIYTTWDLATHLNSIAAMFLRANEIEELLRGVLADVPEAKLKKAIKKGPLTDVYIDTEQSITLTKEEVDASGPDDSEKSYAQKLTFADYIKAVADDTIWSEVFRAGRISDEDKPRCIRSLNDARLARNRVMHFNRSEIPEDMIPSFEALAVWLRQIMQSKS; from the coding sequence ATGACGACCAACGACGCAATCAACACTTCCGATACGCCCACAGATAAAGATCGGCAATCGCACCACGATGAACTCCATAAGTTTGTTTCATCCAACAAAACTAGTGTCCAACTGGCCACCAGCTACGTACTTGAATGCTTCGGTCGATCGCGCCGTGGAGCCATCGTCAACCGTCGGATCAATGAGTGGCTCGCAGAGAACCAATTGGAAATGTTCCCGGATATCAGTTCAGCCGACTATTACGGCGACGTCGAGATCCGACGCCTCTCCTCGGACTCCGAACCGCAAACGCCAAAACCTGATAAATCGTCAAACGAATCCGCCTCAGAGAAATCGGCAGTGGGTGGCTGGGTTTTGTCTTCCTTAAAGAGTGACGCCGATGAGCTAGATAGCCTTCAGTACGGGGACTCAGTAAGCGACGCGATTGAACTAATGCAACAACGAAATCGCACCAAGTTGCCACTCTTCTTCTCGAAGAACGACAGGTCGACTCTCATCGGTACGGTGACCATCTCGGACCTCACCTTTGACAAAGTATCCGATGACAAAGTATCCGACCAGACGAAACTTATTAATGTGGCCACAACCCAGGTTCCAGTAGTAGGAACGAATGAGAAGCTTTTCGACTGGGTCTCGACCATTCTTCAGCACGGATTTATCTACGGAAAAAACGCAAGAAACGAGATCGTACAGATCTACACTACGTGGGACCTAGCGACCCATCTAAACTCGATCGCCGCAATGTTCCTGCGCGCTAACGAGATCGAAGAGCTTCTACGGGGGGTTCTCGCGGATGTTCCGGAAGCGAAGCTCAAGAAGGCCATAAAGAAGGGCCCACTGACAGACGTGTATATAGACACAGAACAAAGCATTACACTAACGAAGGAAGAAGTTGACGCCAGCGGGCCAGATGACTCCGAGAAGTCGTATGCGCAAAAGCTAACGTTTGCGGACTACATCAAGGCCGTAGCTGACGACACGATATGGTCTGAGGTGTTTCGCGCGGGTCGCATCTCCGACGAGGACAAGCCACGATGCATCCGAAGCCTGAACGATGCTCGCCTCGCACGTAACCGTGTGATGCATTTCAATCGATCAGAAATACCTGAAGACATGATTCCATCATTCGAGGCCTTGGCAGTGTGGTTGCGCCAGATAATGCAGTCGAAATCTTAG
- a CDS encoding class I SAM-dependent methyltransferase — translation MRDAPRSSPLSATGNVRPSSTTREKVVLMTDRVESVRTYYSDRATEYIEALGSIEHAAAPDLALVERWARNIKGPVLDVGCGPGQWTHYLVGLGIDTEGVDPVSEFIENARETYPGVRYRIGKAESLGVDDASLGGILAWYSLIHTAPEQISTTLTEFARGIHPGGGLALGFFTGPKLEPFEHAITTAYYWPIDLLTAKVEAAGFTVTHIETRTDRTTRPHGAILATRASRSTE, via the coding sequence GTGCGGGACGCGCCTCGCTCCTCTCCTCTGTCTGCCACCGGCAACGTCAGGCCCTCCTCAACTACCCGCGAGAAAGTGGTGCTCATGACCGATCGTGTTGAATCCGTCCGAACCTACTACAGTGATCGGGCAACCGAGTACATCGAAGCACTCGGGAGCATTGAGCATGCAGCCGCGCCGGACTTGGCACTCGTAGAACGATGGGCGCGCAACATCAAGGGGCCGGTGCTCGACGTGGGATGCGGCCCGGGCCAGTGGACGCACTACCTCGTGGGCCTCGGAATCGACACCGAGGGCGTCGACCCAGTTTCGGAGTTCATCGAGAATGCGCGAGAAACCTATCCCGGCGTGCGCTACCGGATCGGTAAAGCCGAATCCCTCGGCGTCGATGACGCTTCGCTCGGCGGGATACTCGCCTGGTACTCGCTTATCCATACCGCCCCCGAGCAGATCAGTACCACGCTCACCGAATTTGCGCGGGGCATCCACCCAGGCGGTGGCCTCGCACTCGGCTTCTTCACTGGCCCGAAGTTGGAACCATTCGAACACGCGATCACCACGGCGTACTACTGGCCAATCGACCTCTTGACCGCCAAAGTGGAAGCGGCCGGCTTCACCGTCACGCACATCGAGACACGCACCGACCGCACCACCCGGCCGCATGGCGCAATTCTCGCGACACGCGCATCAAGAAGCACCGAATAG
- a CDS encoding short-chain fatty acid transporter, with amino-acid sequence MKSLSRSLNILVEKYLPSAFLFALILTIIAAAMGVLMGGASLPDVANMWYAGFWKFLEFGMQMVVVLVTGYALAKAPLVNRLLARFATIPKTQFTALTVVMVVSGVLGIISWGLGFVGGTIIAIEVARRTKVADFRLLVASSYSAVIATQPMSLALTAPLLVNTPGHPLEEKIGLIPVTETIFSPTMLTVSIVGFLGIYAGFAFMAPKPDEVVPLSGELSEPAEEAKPQTVAEKIDNSIIINTIVVIFGIIAISLYFIANGFNLELNIMNFVFLVVGIGLHGSPAKYAKCITDGIPAASGIVLQFPFYAGIIGIMAGSGLIVMIGQWFASISTEATFPLFTYIAAMIVNIFVPSAGGQWQVQGPVMIEAIQNMNINPATIVNAVSVGDMTTNLLQPFFVLPTLGLAKLGLKDIWGYCMTAMLILMVISGTIFLLVPVLGW; translated from the coding sequence GTGAAATCGTTATCTCGAAGCCTCAACATACTGGTTGAAAAGTACTTACCGAGCGCATTCCTTTTCGCACTCATTTTGACAATCATCGCTGCCGCCATGGGTGTACTTATGGGCGGAGCTAGTCTCCCCGACGTTGCCAACATGTGGTACGCCGGGTTCTGGAAGTTCCTCGAGTTCGGCATGCAGATGGTTGTCGTTCTTGTCACCGGGTATGCCCTAGCCAAGGCTCCTTTAGTCAATCGACTTCTAGCCAGGTTCGCCACTATCCCAAAAACACAGTTCACCGCGCTCACCGTCGTCATGGTTGTTTCCGGCGTTCTCGGAATCATCAGCTGGGGACTCGGGTTCGTGGGCGGAACTATCATCGCGATTGAAGTCGCTCGACGAACGAAAGTAGCGGATTTTCGACTTCTCGTAGCATCCTCATACTCAGCGGTGATTGCAACTCAACCTATGTCCTTAGCACTCACAGCTCCCCTCCTCGTCAACACACCAGGTCACCCGTTGGAGGAGAAAATTGGCCTCATCCCTGTAACAGAGACAATCTTCAGCCCCACCATGCTTACGGTGTCGATCGTGGGCTTTCTTGGAATCTATGCAGGCTTTGCTTTCATGGCCCCAAAGCCTGATGAGGTTGTTCCTCTTAGTGGTGAATTATCTGAACCGGCTGAGGAAGCGAAGCCCCAAACCGTGGCTGAAAAGATCGACAACAGCATCATCATCAACACGATTGTTGTCATATTCGGAATCATCGCCATCAGCCTTTACTTCATCGCAAACGGTTTCAACCTCGAGCTCAACATCATGAACTTCGTCTTTCTCGTGGTTGGAATCGGGTTACACGGCAGCCCAGCCAAGTACGCCAAGTGCATCACTGACGGTATCCCCGCGGCTTCCGGAATTGTCCTCCAGTTCCCGTTCTATGCAGGCATCATCGGGATCATGGCTGGCTCTGGCCTCATCGTCATGATCGGTCAGTGGTTCGCTTCCATCTCCACCGAAGCGACGTTCCCACTTTTCACGTACATCGCCGCGATGATCGTCAACATCTTTGTTCCATCTGCCGGTGGCCAGTGGCAGGTTCAAGGGCCGGTCATGATTGAAGCTATCCAAAACATGAACATTAACCCTGCCACCATTGTGAACGCCGTTTCCGTTGGTGACATGACAACCAACCTGTTGCAACCGTTCTTTGTGCTCCCCACTTTGGGTCTAGCAAAACTGGGCCTCAAGGACATTTGGGGATACTGCATGACCGCAATGCTCATTTTGATGGTCATTTCCGGAACAATTTTCCTCCTCGTACCAGTTTTAGGATGGTGA
- the ychF gene encoding redox-regulated ATPase YchF, translated as MALTIGIVGLPNVGKSTMFNALTRAEVLAANYPFATIDPNVGVVPLPDPRLNRLAEIFRSEKILPATVSFVDIAGIVKGASEGEGLGNKFLANIREADAICQVTRAFSDPDVTRVEGSKDPAGDMDTISTELILADLQTLENARPRIEKEVKRKTVEPDVLVAMDQAKELLEGGTTLFQGAEKAGIDVDQLKELQLMTAKPFIYVFNTDEDGLADEAMQAKMRELVAPAEAIFLDAKFEAELIELDPEEAAEMLESTGQDEPGLDKLARVGFDTLGLQTYLTAGPKEARAWTIRKGWTAPEAAGVIHTDFQKGFIKAEIVSFEDLDELGSMAEAKAAGKVRMEGKDYVMADGDVVEFRFNV; from the coding sequence GTGGCTTTAACTATTGGAATTGTGGGACTGCCCAATGTGGGTAAGTCGACCATGTTTAACGCTTTGACCCGTGCTGAAGTACTCGCAGCGAACTACCCGTTTGCGACGATCGACCCCAACGTGGGTGTGGTTCCGCTCCCGGATCCGCGCCTGAACCGGTTGGCTGAGATCTTTCGCTCAGAGAAGATCCTGCCTGCAACCGTGAGCTTCGTTGATATTGCGGGCATTGTGAAGGGTGCGTCTGAAGGTGAAGGGCTCGGAAACAAGTTCCTGGCCAACATCCGCGAGGCTGACGCGATCTGCCAGGTGACCCGTGCGTTTAGCGACCCGGATGTGACGCGCGTAGAGGGTTCGAAAGACCCGGCTGGCGACATGGACACGATTTCGACTGAACTTATCCTTGCGGACTTGCAGACTCTGGAGAACGCACGACCTCGGATTGAAAAAGAGGTGAAGCGTAAGACTGTGGAGCCGGATGTCCTTGTAGCAATGGACCAGGCGAAGGAGCTACTGGAAGGTGGCACCACGCTGTTCCAGGGGGCAGAGAAGGCTGGTATCGATGTTGACCAGCTCAAGGAACTGCAACTCATGACTGCCAAGCCGTTCATCTACGTGTTCAACACGGATGAAGACGGGCTGGCCGACGAAGCCATGCAGGCGAAGATGCGCGAACTCGTTGCGCCAGCGGAGGCGATCTTCTTGGACGCGAAGTTTGAAGCTGAGCTCATTGAGCTTGATCCTGAAGAAGCCGCCGAAATGCTCGAATCCACCGGTCAGGACGAGCCTGGTTTGGATAAGCTGGCCAGGGTTGGGTTCGATACGCTGGGCTTGCAGACCTACCTGACGGCGGGCCCCAAGGAGGCTCGTGCGTGGACTATCCGTAAGGGATGGACCGCTCCCGAGGCGGCCGGCGTCATTCACACGGACTTCCAGAAGGGCTTTATTAAGGCTGAGATCGTGTCGTTTGAGGACCTGGATGAGCTGGGTTCGATGGCCGAGGCGAAAGCGGCTGGCAAGGTCCGTATGGAAGGTAAGGACTATGTTATGGCCGACGGCGACGTGGTGGAGTTTAGGTTTAACGTTTAG